A genome region from Rhinopithecus roxellana isolate Shanxi Qingling chromosome 10, ASM756505v1, whole genome shotgun sequence includes the following:
- the ZNF10 gene encoding zinc finger protein 10 isoform X1 — translation MDAKSLTAWSQTLVTFKDVFVDFTREEWKLLDTAQQSVYRNVMLENYKNLVSLGYQLTKPDVILRLEKGEEPWLVERGIHQEAHPDSETAFEIKSPVSSRSIFKDKQSCDIKMEGMARNDLWYLSLEEVWKCKDQLDKYQENPERHLRQVAFTQKKVLTQKRASESGKYGGNCLLPAQLVLREYFHKRDSHTRSLKHDLVLNGHQESCASNSNECGQTFCQNIHLIQFARTHTGDKSYKCPDNDNSLTHGSSLGISKGIHREKPYECKECGKFFSWRSNLTRHQLIHTGEKPYECKECGKSFSRSSHLIGHQKTHTGEEPYECKECGKSFSWFSHLVTHQRTHTGDKLYTCNQCGKSFVHSSRLIRHQRTHTGEKPYECPECGKSFRQSTHLILHQRTHVRVRPYECNECGKSYSQRSHLVVHHRIHTGLKPFECKDCGKCFSRSSHLYSHQRTHTGEKPYECHDCGKSFSQSSALIVHQRIHTGEKPYECCQCGKAFIRKNDLIKHQRIHIGEETYKCNQCGIIFSQNSPFIVHQIAHTGEQFLTCNQCGTVLVNTPNLIGYQANHMRENAYS, via the exons ACACTGGTGACCTTCAAGGATGTATTTGTGGACTTCACCAGGGAGGAGTGGAAGCTGCTGGACACTGCTCAGCAGAGCGTGTACAGAAACGTGATGCTGGAGAACTATAAGAACCTGGTTTCCTTGG GTTATCAGCTTACTAAGCCAGATGTGATCCTCCGgttggagaagggagaagagcccTGGCTGGTGGAGAGAGGGATTCACCAAGAGGCGCATCCTG attCAGAGACTGCATTTGAAATCAAATCACCAGTTTCCAGCAGGAGcatttttaaagataagcaaTCGTGTGACATTAAAATGGAAGGTATGGCAAGGAATGATCTCTGGTATTTGTCATTAGAAGAAGTATGGAAATGTAAAGACCAGTTAGACAAGTATCAGGAAAACCCAGAGAGACATTTGAGGCAAGTGGCATTCACCCAAAAGAAAGTACTTACTCAGAAGAGAGCCTCTGAAAGTGGTAaatatgggggaaactgtctTCTTCCTGCTCAGCTGGTACTGAGAGAGTATTTCCATAAACGTGACTCACATACTAGAAGTTTAAAACATGATTTAGTTCTTAATGGTCATCAGGAAAGCTGTGCAAGTAACAGTAATGAATGTGGTCAAACCTTCTGTCAAAACATTCACCTTATTCAGTTTGCAAGAACTCACACAGGTGATAAATCCTACAAATGCCCTGATAATGATAACTCTCTTACTCATGGTTCATCTCTTGGTATATCAAAGGGCATACAtagagagaaaccctatgaatgtaaggagTGTGGAAAATTCTTCAGCTGGCGCTCTAATCTAACTAGGCATCAGCttattcatactggagaaaaaccctatgagtgtaaagaatgtgggaagtCTTTCAGCCGGAGTTCTCACCTCATTGGACATCAAAAGACCCATACTGGTGAGgaaccctatgaatgtaaagaatgtggtaAATCCTTCAGCTGGTTCTCTCACCTTGTTACCCATCAGAGAACTCATACAGGAGACAAACTGTACACATGTAATCAGTGTGGGAAATCTTTTGTTCATAGCTCTCGGCTTATTAGACACCAGAGGAcacatactggagagaaaccctatgaatgtccTGAATGTGGGAAATCCTTCAGACAGAGCACACATCTCATTCTGCATCAGAGAACCCACGTTAGAGTGAGGCCCTATGAATGCAATGAATGTGGAAAGTCTTATAGCCAGAGATCTCACCTTGTTGTGCATCATAGAATTCACACTGGACTAAAACCTTTTGAGTGTAAGGATTGTGGAAAATGTTTTAGTCGAAGCTCTCACCTTTATTCACATCAAAGAacccacactggagagaaaccatatgaGTGTCATGATTGTGGAAAATCTTTCAGCCAGAGTTCTGCCCTTATTGTGCATCAGAGGAtacacactggagagaaaccatatgaATGCTGTCAGTGTGGGAAGGCCTTCATCCGGAAGAATGACCTCATTAagcatcagagaattcatatTGGAGAAGAGACCTATAAATGTAATCAGTGTGGCATTATCTTCAGCCAGAACTCTCCATTTATAGTTCATCAAATAGCTCACACTGGAGAGCAGTTCTTAACATGCAATCAATGTGGGACTGTGCTTGTTAATACCCCTAACCTTATTGGATACCAGGCAAATCATATGAGAGAAAATGCTTACTCATAA
- the ZNF10 gene encoding zinc finger protein 10 isoform X2, with product MLENYKNLVSLGYQLTKPDVILRLEKGEEPWLVERGIHQEAHPDSETAFEIKSPVSSRSIFKDKQSCDIKMEGMARNDLWYLSLEEVWKCKDQLDKYQENPERHLRQVAFTQKKVLTQKRASESGKYGGNCLLPAQLVLREYFHKRDSHTRSLKHDLVLNGHQESCASNSNECGQTFCQNIHLIQFARTHTGDKSYKCPDNDNSLTHGSSLGISKGIHREKPYECKECGKFFSWRSNLTRHQLIHTGEKPYECKECGKSFSRSSHLIGHQKTHTGEEPYECKECGKSFSWFSHLVTHQRTHTGDKLYTCNQCGKSFVHSSRLIRHQRTHTGEKPYECPECGKSFRQSTHLILHQRTHVRVRPYECNECGKSYSQRSHLVVHHRIHTGLKPFECKDCGKCFSRSSHLYSHQRTHTGEKPYECHDCGKSFSQSSALIVHQRIHTGEKPYECCQCGKAFIRKNDLIKHQRIHIGEETYKCNQCGIIFSQNSPFIVHQIAHTGEQFLTCNQCGTVLVNTPNLIGYQANHMRENAYS from the exons ATGCTGGAGAACTATAAGAACCTGGTTTCCTTGG GTTATCAGCTTACTAAGCCAGATGTGATCCTCCGgttggagaagggagaagagcccTGGCTGGTGGAGAGAGGGATTCACCAAGAGGCGCATCCTG attCAGAGACTGCATTTGAAATCAAATCACCAGTTTCCAGCAGGAGcatttttaaagataagcaaTCGTGTGACATTAAAATGGAAGGTATGGCAAGGAATGATCTCTGGTATTTGTCATTAGAAGAAGTATGGAAATGTAAAGACCAGTTAGACAAGTATCAGGAAAACCCAGAGAGACATTTGAGGCAAGTGGCATTCACCCAAAAGAAAGTACTTACTCAGAAGAGAGCCTCTGAAAGTGGTAaatatgggggaaactgtctTCTTCCTGCTCAGCTGGTACTGAGAGAGTATTTCCATAAACGTGACTCACATACTAGAAGTTTAAAACATGATTTAGTTCTTAATGGTCATCAGGAAAGCTGTGCAAGTAACAGTAATGAATGTGGTCAAACCTTCTGTCAAAACATTCACCTTATTCAGTTTGCAAGAACTCACACAGGTGATAAATCCTACAAATGCCCTGATAATGATAACTCTCTTACTCATGGTTCATCTCTTGGTATATCAAAGGGCATACAtagagagaaaccctatgaatgtaaggagTGTGGAAAATTCTTCAGCTGGCGCTCTAATCTAACTAGGCATCAGCttattcatactggagaaaaaccctatgagtgtaaagaatgtgggaagtCTTTCAGCCGGAGTTCTCACCTCATTGGACATCAAAAGACCCATACTGGTGAGgaaccctatgaatgtaaagaatgtggtaAATCCTTCAGCTGGTTCTCTCACCTTGTTACCCATCAGAGAACTCATACAGGAGACAAACTGTACACATGTAATCAGTGTGGGAAATCTTTTGTTCATAGCTCTCGGCTTATTAGACACCAGAGGAcacatactggagagaaaccctatgaatgtccTGAATGTGGGAAATCCTTCAGACAGAGCACACATCTCATTCTGCATCAGAGAACCCACGTTAGAGTGAGGCCCTATGAATGCAATGAATGTGGAAAGTCTTATAGCCAGAGATCTCACCTTGTTGTGCATCATAGAATTCACACTGGACTAAAACCTTTTGAGTGTAAGGATTGTGGAAAATGTTTTAGTCGAAGCTCTCACCTTTATTCACATCAAAGAacccacactggagagaaaccatatgaGTGTCATGATTGTGGAAAATCTTTCAGCCAGAGTTCTGCCCTTATTGTGCATCAGAGGAtacacactggagagaaaccatatgaATGCTGTCAGTGTGGGAAGGCCTTCATCCGGAAGAATGACCTCATTAagcatcagagaattcatatTGGAGAAGAGACCTATAAATGTAATCAGTGTGGCATTATCTTCAGCCAGAACTCTCCATTTATAGTTCATCAAATAGCTCACACTGGAGAGCAGTTCTTAACATGCAATCAATGTGGGACTGTGCTTGTTAATACCCCTAACCTTATTGGATACCAGGCAAATCATATGAGAGAAAATGCTTACTCATAA
- the ZNF10 gene encoding zinc finger protein 10 isoform X3, which produces MEGMARNDLWYLSLEEVWKCKDQLDKYQENPERHLRQVAFTQKKVLTQKRASESGKYGGNCLLPAQLVLREYFHKRDSHTRSLKHDLVLNGHQESCASNSNECGQTFCQNIHLIQFARTHTGDKSYKCPDNDNSLTHGSSLGISKGIHREKPYECKECGKFFSWRSNLTRHQLIHTGEKPYECKECGKSFSRSSHLIGHQKTHTGEEPYECKECGKSFSWFSHLVTHQRTHTGDKLYTCNQCGKSFVHSSRLIRHQRTHTGEKPYECPECGKSFRQSTHLILHQRTHVRVRPYECNECGKSYSQRSHLVVHHRIHTGLKPFECKDCGKCFSRSSHLYSHQRTHTGEKPYECHDCGKSFSQSSALIVHQRIHTGEKPYECCQCGKAFIRKNDLIKHQRIHIGEETYKCNQCGIIFSQNSPFIVHQIAHTGEQFLTCNQCGTVLVNTPNLIGYQANHMRENAYS; this is translated from the coding sequence ATGGAAGGTATGGCAAGGAATGATCTCTGGTATTTGTCATTAGAAGAAGTATGGAAATGTAAAGACCAGTTAGACAAGTATCAGGAAAACCCAGAGAGACATTTGAGGCAAGTGGCATTCACCCAAAAGAAAGTACTTACTCAGAAGAGAGCCTCTGAAAGTGGTAaatatgggggaaactgtctTCTTCCTGCTCAGCTGGTACTGAGAGAGTATTTCCATAAACGTGACTCACATACTAGAAGTTTAAAACATGATTTAGTTCTTAATGGTCATCAGGAAAGCTGTGCAAGTAACAGTAATGAATGTGGTCAAACCTTCTGTCAAAACATTCACCTTATTCAGTTTGCAAGAACTCACACAGGTGATAAATCCTACAAATGCCCTGATAATGATAACTCTCTTACTCATGGTTCATCTCTTGGTATATCAAAGGGCATACAtagagagaaaccctatgaatgtaaggagTGTGGAAAATTCTTCAGCTGGCGCTCTAATCTAACTAGGCATCAGCttattcatactggagaaaaaccctatgagtgtaaagaatgtgggaagtCTTTCAGCCGGAGTTCTCACCTCATTGGACATCAAAAGACCCATACTGGTGAGgaaccctatgaatgtaaagaatgtggtaAATCCTTCAGCTGGTTCTCTCACCTTGTTACCCATCAGAGAACTCATACAGGAGACAAACTGTACACATGTAATCAGTGTGGGAAATCTTTTGTTCATAGCTCTCGGCTTATTAGACACCAGAGGAcacatactggagagaaaccctatgaatgtccTGAATGTGGGAAATCCTTCAGACAGAGCACACATCTCATTCTGCATCAGAGAACCCACGTTAGAGTGAGGCCCTATGAATGCAATGAATGTGGAAAGTCTTATAGCCAGAGATCTCACCTTGTTGTGCATCATAGAATTCACACTGGACTAAAACCTTTTGAGTGTAAGGATTGTGGAAAATGTTTTAGTCGAAGCTCTCACCTTTATTCACATCAAAGAacccacactggagagaaaccatatgaGTGTCATGATTGTGGAAAATCTTTCAGCCAGAGTTCTGCCCTTATTGTGCATCAGAGGAtacacactggagagaaaccatatgaATGCTGTCAGTGTGGGAAGGCCTTCATCCGGAAGAATGACCTCATTAagcatcagagaattcatatTGGAGAAGAGACCTATAAATGTAATCAGTGTGGCATTATCTTCAGCCAGAACTCTCCATTTATAGTTCATCAAATAGCTCACACTGGAGAGCAGTTCTTAACATGCAATCAATGTGGGACTGTGCTTGTTAATACCCCTAACCTTATTGGATACCAGGCAAATCATATGAGAGAAAATGCTTACTCATAA